In Strix aluco isolate bStrAlu1 chromosome 33, bStrAlu1.hap1, whole genome shotgun sequence, the following proteins share a genomic window:
- the SAE1 gene encoding LOW QUALITY PROTEIN: SUMO-activating enzyme subunit 1 (The sequence of the model RefSeq protein was modified relative to this genomic sequence to represent the inferred CDS: inserted 1 base in 1 codon; deleted 1 base in 1 codon; substituted 1 base at 1 genomic stop codon), producing the protein MVEKEEGGLGGISEEEAAQYDRQIRLWGLEAQKRSVTSFRVLLVGMKGLGAEVAKNLILAGVKGLTMLDHQQVSQEDTRAQFLIPGGSLGRNRAEASLERAQNLNPMVXVKADAESVESKPEEFFTQFDAVCLTCCSRDVMVKIDQICHKNSVKFFTGDVFGYHGYMFADLGEHEFVEXRKSKSPKSARALEDGPDAKKAKLDSSETTMVKKVSGGGPEKTQKPPSETQKRPGTEPTGFSRGFWVKFWPHSPGCGFFFFFKDSPPPCLMSLGGA; encoded by the exons atggtggagaaggaggagggaggccTCGGCGGCATCAGCGAGGAGGAGGCGGCGCAGTATGACCGGCAGATCCGGCTGTGGGGGCTCGAGGCCCAGAAGCGGTCA GTTACGAGCTTCcgggtgctgctggtggggatgAAGGGTCTCGGCGCCGAGGTGGCGAAGAATCTCATCTTGGCGGGAGTCAAAGGCTTGACCATGCTGGACCATCAGCAG GTTTCCCAAGAGGACACGCGAGCTCAGTTCCTCATCCCGGGGGGTTCCCTGGGCCGCAACAGAGCCGAAGCGTCGCTGGAGCGGGCGCAGAACCTCAACCCCATGG ACGTCAAAGCCGACGCCGAGAGCGTGGAGAGCAAACCCGAGGAGTTCTTCACCCAGTTCGACGCG GTCTGCCTGACGTGCTGCTCGCGGGACGTGATGGTGAAAATCGACCAGATTTGCCACAAAAACAGCGTCAAGTTTTTCACC GGGGACGTTTTCGGCTACCACGGCTACATGTTCGCTGACCTGGGGGAGCACGAGTTCGTGGAGTGA AGAAAATCAAAATCGCCAAAGTCAGCCCGGGCGTTGGAGGATGGGCCGGACGCTAAAAAAGCCAAACTCGACTCCTCGGAGACCACCATGGTGAAAAAGGTGAGTGGGGGGGGgccagaaaaaacccaaaaaccccccTCCGAGACCCAAAAGCGCCCCGGCACAGAGCCCACGGGGTTCTCCCGCGGTTTTTGGGTGAAGTTTTGGCCGCACTCGCCcggttgtggctttttttttttttttaaggattccCCCCCCCCTTGCCTTATGTCCCTGGGGGGGGCGTGA